The following are from one region of the Carnobacterium gallinarum DSM 4847 genome:
- the efp gene encoding elongation factor P: MISVNDFKTGLTIEFDGGIWRVVEFQHVKPGKGAAFVRSKLKNLRTGAAQEKTFRAGEKVGKAQIDNRRMQYLYESGGAHVFMDSETYDQLELQESQIEDELKYLKENMEVQIIMYGAETLGVELPNTVELRVEETDPGIRGDTSSGGTKPAKMETGVYVNVPFFVNADDVLIVNTQDGSYVSRA; encoded by the coding sequence ATGATATCAGTAAATGATTTTAAAACAGGTTTAACGATTGAGTTTGATGGTGGAATTTGGCGTGTCGTGGAATTCCAACACGTAAAACCAGGTAAAGGAGCAGCTTTTGTTCGCTCAAAACTTAAAAATTTACGTACAGGTGCTGCACAAGAAAAAACGTTCCGTGCTGGTGAAAAAGTTGGGAAAGCACAAATCGATAACCGTCGTATGCAATATTTATATGAAAGTGGTGGCGCTCATGTCTTTATGGACAGCGAAACTTACGATCAATTAGAATTACAAGAGTCTCAAATCGAAGATGAATTGAAATATTTAAAAGAGAATATGGAAGTTCAAATCATTATGTATGGTGCTGAAACATTAGGTGTTGAGTTGCCAAACACAGTTGAATTACGTGTTGAAGAAACTGATCCAGGAATTCGCGGTGATACATCTTCTGGAGGAACTAAACCTGCAAAAATGGAAACAGGCGTATATGTAAATGTACCTTTCTTTGTGAATGCAGATGATGTTTTAATCGTTAACACACAAGATGGTTCTTACGTATCAAGAGCCTAA